The Apis cerana isolate GH-2021 linkage group LG12, AcerK_1.0, whole genome shotgun sequence genome window below encodes:
- the LOC108003688 gene encoding cyclin-dependent kinase 2-like produces MDNFVKIEKIGEGTYGVVYKAKDKLTGKLVALKKIRLETESEGVPSTAIREISLLRELTHPNIVQLFDVVDGDNHLYLVFEFLQQDLKKLLDSVKGGLDQALVKSYLYQLLKAISFCHLHCILHRDLKPQNLLIDQEGHIKLADFGLARTFGVPVRTYTHEIVTLWYRAPEILLGTKLYSNAVDVWSLGCIFAEMATRRALFPGDSEIDQLFRIFRTLGTPDENIWPGVSQLRDYTSMFPRWEPRPLDEVVPSFDSDAKDLLLKLLTYDPNQRITAKKGLSHPYFNGVTLVPPPLPKKT; encoded by the exons ATGGACAACTTCGtcaagatagaaaaaataggGGAAGGGACCTATGGGGTGGTTTATAAAGCCAAAGATAAGTTAACTGGAAAACTGGTGGCACTTAAAAAGATTCGTCTTGAGAC GGAAAGTGAAGGTGTTCCATCCACTGCTATTCgagaaatatcattattaagaGAACTCACACATCCAAATATTGTTCAGTTATTTGATGTAGTAGATGGGGATAATCATCTGTATCTTGTTTTTGAATTCTTAcaacaagatttaaaaaaattgttagattCCGTTAAAGGAGGATTAGATCAAGCTCTTGTTAAG AGTTATTTGTATCAGTTATTGAAAGCAATTTCTTTCTGCCATCTTCATTGCATTTTACATAGAGATTTAAAACCACAGAATCTGTTAATAGATCAGGAGGGTCATATAAAATTAGCAGATTTTGGATTAGCCAGGACATTTGGTGTTCCTGTTCGTACATATACTCATGAAATAGTAACTCTTTGGTATCGAGCACCAGAGATACTTTTaggaacaaaattatattccaatGCAGTAGATGTTTGGAGTTTAGGTTGTATATTTGCAGAAAtg gcaaCTAGGAGAGCTTTATTCCCAGGTGATTCAGAAATAGACCAACTCTTCAGGATATTCCGTACATTAGGCACAccagatgaaaatatttggcCAGGAGTATCACAACTACGTGATTACACATCAATGTTTCCAAGATGGGAACCACGACCTTTAGATGAAGTTGTACCTTCTTTTGATTCTGATGCCAAAGATTTGCTTTTg AAACTTTTGACTTATGATCCTAATCAGAGGATAACTGCAAAAAAAGGATTAAGCCATCCTTATTTTAATGGAGTTACATTAGTTCCACCCCCACTGCCAAAGAAAACTtga
- the LOC108003681 gene encoding tetraspanin-13, with product MCGGFTCSKNALTALNILYIVVAFILIGVAVYGRASALVTNLPIIGGILACGVILILISIIGLIGAVKHHQVLLFFYMLILFLLFLIQFSIACACLAVNAKQQEQLAEQGWKHAPELRTKVEETFNCCGFNGTDSTFIMNTSDSLSCKNKLCSCQYPTDIDCECPSCMQKLQSTIDYAFKLCGSIGLFFSFTEVIAAFLAKHYRNQLNPSLKTIFP from the exons ATGTGCGGTGGTTTTACGTGTTCTAAAAACGCATTGACGGcactaaatattctttatatc gttgttgcatttattttaattggtgTGGCTGTTTATGGAAGAGCTTCAGCATTAGTTACAAATCTTCCTATTATTGGAGGTATTTTAGCATGTGGTGTTATTTTGAttctaatttctataattggtCTGATTGGTGCTGTTAAACATCATCAAGTTCTATTATTCTTT tatatgttgattttatttctgttattcTTGATTCAATTCAGTATTGCTTGTGCTTGTCTTGCTGTCAATGCCAAACAGCAAGAACAATTAGCAGAAcag gGTTGGAAACATGCACCAGAATTAAGAACAAAAGTTGAGGAAACTTTTAATTGTTGTGGATTCAATGGTACTGATAGcacatttataatgaatacttCAGATTCATTAtcatgtaaaaat aaactCTGTTCTTGTCAATATCCTACAGATATTGATTGTGAATGTCCATCTTGTATGCAAAAATTACAATCCACAATTGATTATGCCTTTAAGCTATGTGGTAGCATAGGATTGTTTTTCAGTTTTACTGAA gtgATTGCAGCTTTCTTGGCAAAACATTATAGAAATCAACTAAATCCATCTTTAAAAACCATATTTCcttag